The Cydia amplana chromosome 9, ilCydAmpl1.1, whole genome shotgun sequence genome includes a region encoding these proteins:
- the LOC134651147 gene encoding transmembrane protein 70 homolog, mitochondrial: MFRLCFQGKFVQTRSLAVFHKEIVNLKCLTVNSKLIRHFASHSKGDSEVNRIYYGPLTPQIKAVKVFSLSSSAAGWVAQPIIINEAATIGSTSLLVAICSVVGFFTFVTPILLHQITKKYVTKIDYDSANATYRAITYNFFIAEKQHEFKAEDVVVPEIPGMFTTLVAKGKPLFVEARHFSDPMHYAKMMGYDKPMDFKMGASESSK, translated from the exons ATGTTTCGACTTTGTTTCCAAGGCAAATTTGTGCAAACCAGATCATTAGCAGTATTTCACAAAGAAATTGTTAACTTAAAGTGTCTTACAGTGAACAGTAAACTGATACGGCATTTCGCTAGCCATTCCAAAGGAGACAGCGAAGTAAACCGCATTTATTATGGTCCTTTAACGCCACAAATCAAGGCTGTGAAGGTATTTTCTCTGAGCTCCAGCGCCGCGGGCTGGGTAGCTCAGCCGATCATTATAAACGAAGCAGCCACCATTGGAAGCACATCACTCCTCGTCGCTATTTGCTCAGTGGTTGGGTTCTTCACATTCGTCACACCAATACTGCTACATCAAATAACTAAGAAATATGTAACAAAAATTGACTATGATAGTGCAAATGCAACATACAGAGCAATTACTTACAActtttttattgctgaaaaacaG CATGAATTCAAAGCAGAAGATGTTGTAGTGCCTGAAATCCCTGGCATGTTCACAACATTGGTGGCCAAAGGAAAGCCCCTGTTTGTGGAGGCGAGGCACTTCAGTGACCCAATGCACTACGCCAAAATGATGGGCTACGACAAACCCATGGACTTCAAAATGGGAGCTTCAGAGAGCAGTAAATAA
- the LOC134651134 gene encoding UNC93-like protein MFSD11, which yields MDRRFVNVILLGFGFMFVFTAFQTMGNIEKTILDSISQDDPSFTGDGYTSLAIIYATLAVCNWLAPSAITLTGPRGAMIIGAVTYLFFIVTFMFPRTALLYAASVLIGAGAAAIWTGQGNYLTVNSDAETISRNSGVFWAMLQCSLFFGNLFVFIKFQGKQHIDQETRNMVFGCLTAVCALGIVFLLLLRPAKRAPAIEDAKIEVVSNEPTTPLDAFKGALRLFCTRDMLLLSVTFIYTGVELSFFSGVYSPSIGFTLSMGENVKQLVGLSGVFIGLGEVLGGALFGILGSRTTRWGRDPVVFTGYLIHITSFFLIFINLPNVAPFGDTNETSYITPSPPLAMLCSFLLGFGDACFNTQIYSILGGNYADNSTSAFALFKFTQSLAAAACFFYSSRALLSVQLGVLAVLGTLGTAAFCRVEAAARARRRADAQDLDEKTPATHSLADNALHYD from the exons AAAACGATCCTCGACAGCATATCCCAAGATGACCCCTCGTTCACCGGCGACGGGTACACGTCCCTGGCCATCATCTACGCCACGCTGGCCGTCTGCAACTGGCTGGCGCCGTCCGCTATCACGCTCACGGGCCCGCGCGGCGCCATGATCATCGGTGCGGTCACTTACCT GTTCTTCATAGTGACGTTCATGTTCCCCCGCACCGCTCTGCTGTACGCGGCGAGCGTGCTGAtcggcgccggcgcggccgcCATATGGACGGGGCAGGGCAACTACCTCACCGTCAACAGCGATGCTGAGACCATCTCCCGCAACTCTGGAGTGTTTTGGGCCATGCTGCAGTGCAG TTTATTCTTCGGTAACCTGTTCGTGTTCATAAAGTTCCAAGGCAAGCAGCACATCGACCAGGAGACGCGTAACATGGTGTTCGGCTGTCTAACCGCAGTATGCGCACTCGGCATAGTGTTCCTGCTGTTACTGAGGCCCGCTAAGCGCGCACCAGCTATTGAAGATGCCAAG ATTGAAGTCGTGAGCAATGAGCCCACCACTCCCCTGGACGCGTTCAAAGGAGCCCTGAGGTTGTTCTGCACGAGGGACATGCTGTTGCTGAGTGTTACGTTCATTTATACTG GCGTGGAACTGTCGTTCTTCAGCGGGGTGTACAGCCCGAGCATTGGCTTCACGCTGTCCATGGGCGAGAACGTGAAGCAGCTGGTCGGGTTGTCTGGAGTCTTCATCGGCCTGGGGGAGGTGCTGG gtgGAGCGTTGTTCGGCATCCTCGGGAGCCGCACCACCCGCTGGGGCCGCGACCCGGTCGTGTTCACCGGCTACCTCATCCACATCACCAGCTTCTTCCTCATCTTCATCAACCTCCCCAACGTGGCGCCCTTCGGAGACACCAACGAAACCTCCTACATCACCCCCTCGCCGCCTCTCGCTATGCTGTGCAGTTTCCTGCTAGGCTTCGGTGATGCGTGCTTCAATACGCAAATATACTCGATATTGGGAGGGAACTACGCCGATAACAGTACATCGGCGTTTGCCCTGTTTAAGTTTACTCAG TCGCTGGCCGCCGCGGCGTGCTTCTTCTACTCGTCGCGCGCGCTGCTGTCGGTGCAGCTGGGCGTGCTGGCCGTGCTGGGCACGCTGGGCACGGCCGCCTTCTGCCGCGTggaggcggcggcgcgcgcgcggcgccgcgccgaCGCGCAGGACCTGGACGAGAAGACGCCCGCCACGCACTCGCTCGCCGACAACGCTTTACACTACGATTGA